A genomic stretch from Desulfohalobium retbaense DSM 5692 includes:
- a CDS encoding FAD-dependent oxidoreductase has translation MPTQEYAALVVGAGIGGIRAALDLAETEHKVLLIDNKPHLGGLLAQLDYQFPSDHCGMCKMLPLTERDDSSQFCLRKGLFHRNLDILLSSRLTSLEGEPGKFQAVVKQQSSLVDAHKCISCGQCSTVCPVRIPDTFNAGLGERAAIYLPVPHNIPNQYVVDLAHCTRCWKCAEACPTGAVDFKFAERANFPILVAHQDSSLRQSIDQSLADENFPLHWATTGEEALRMVEQETSLGLVLLDSTFADVTAQRVLQRGLEIHPDLQVVAMAPESVAEAAQALVANGARTTLATPLTDDFPGWLDKLYLRITSETSHQLEVGAVILAGGFECYDPAPVHDVLGYKDHPQVVTSLEFERLLSSTGPCGGDLQRSDGKPVQSIAWLQCVGSRDRQKNADYCSSICCMFAIKEALLAKDHARDQIETTIFAMDVRTFGKGYQRYRDHAEQERGVRFVIARPHSIIPDGHGGLLLQYIDENGQPQNAEYDMVVLATGAKPPQDMPGLIQATGIECNEFGFCRTDALAPTRTSQFGVFAAGAFGEPKDIADTVIQASAAALEASRLIYLYAAPKRWEKEPEPTYRRVEQEAPRTLVVLCDACPTLEQSVDMPTLTEQLQQMSSVQEVVRIPQACTEAGWQRIEDQVRQSAPNRIVLGACLPYAHVPRLRQLGRTVALDPAFMEVVDIYTPTFPDMPLTSEQRLREIVSNLGMAVVKVQSASPTPLLKPVPVTPKALVVGAGLAGMTAAMAVADHGMDAYLVEEGDSLGGTANRLRSTLEGSDPVKYIQDLCEQVQKHPKITLLTESRITLSMGRAGQFLSAVQTEAGQSLTIEHGATILATGGKEAKSYAYGYGTRKTIFSQLQFEDKLATGAIDAGALSGVVMIQCVECREEPRNYCSRVCCATAVKNAITLKRRNPKLPVYILYRDMMTYGFSEHSYTEARRLGVVFIRYTPAHKPQVECMDDDRYRVTLTEPILQRPLEIHADLLVLATGIVPNEVEELSEIFRVPVDQDGFFQEAESKWRPVEFLRQGVFVCGLARAPGNMRETVASAKAAAQRALRLLTHDRIAGGTVTAEVRHSLCSLCQACVNVCPYGARSLDWENEQIVVDEILCQGCGACTAVCPNSAAVLRGFQDEQVLAEIDASLGVVP, from the coding sequence ATGCCCACACAAGAATACGCAGCCCTCGTGGTTGGAGCCGGCATCGGCGGCATTCGCGCCGCCCTGGATCTGGCCGAAACCGAACACAAGGTCCTCTTGATCGACAACAAACCCCACCTCGGCGGGTTGCTGGCCCAATTGGACTATCAATTTCCCAGCGATCATTGCGGGATGTGCAAAATGCTCCCTCTGACCGAGCGGGACGATTCGTCCCAATTCTGCCTGCGCAAGGGACTCTTCCACCGCAACCTGGACATCCTGCTCTCCAGCCGGTTGACCAGTCTGGAGGGGGAACCCGGTAAATTCCAGGCCGTGGTCAAGCAGCAATCCTCTCTTGTGGACGCCCACAAATGCATCAGCTGCGGGCAATGCAGCACCGTCTGCCCGGTTCGCATCCCGGACACCTTCAACGCCGGACTCGGTGAACGGGCAGCCATCTATCTCCCCGTGCCACACAACATCCCCAACCAATACGTGGTCGATCTCGCCCACTGCACCCGCTGCTGGAAATGCGCCGAAGCCTGTCCCACCGGCGCGGTGGATTTCAAATTCGCCGAACGCGCGAACTTCCCTATCCTCGTCGCCCACCAGGACAGTTCCCTGCGCCAAAGTATCGACCAGTCCTTGGCCGATGAGAATTTTCCCCTGCACTGGGCGACGACAGGCGAAGAGGCCCTGCGGATGGTGGAACAGGAGACCTCTCTGGGCCTGGTCCTGCTCGACAGCACCTTTGCCGATGTCACCGCCCAGCGCGTCCTGCAGCGCGGCCTGGAAATCCATCCCGATCTCCAGGTCGTGGCCATGGCCCCGGAGTCGGTCGCCGAAGCAGCGCAGGCCCTTGTCGCCAATGGCGCCCGGACCACCCTGGCTACGCCTCTGACTGACGATTTTCCCGGCTGGCTGGACAAGCTCTATCTCCGGATCACCTCGGAAACGAGCCACCAATTGGAGGTCGGCGCGGTCATCCTGGCCGGGGGGTTCGAGTGTTACGACCCCGCTCCGGTCCACGATGTCCTCGGCTACAAAGACCATCCGCAAGTAGTGACCAGTCTGGAATTCGAACGTTTGCTCAGCTCCACCGGCCCCTGCGGCGGAGACCTGCAACGGTCCGACGGGAAGCCGGTGCAGTCCATCGCCTGGCTGCAATGCGTCGGTTCCCGGGACCGGCAGAAAAACGCGGACTATTGCTCCTCGATCTGCTGCATGTTCGCCATCAAGGAGGCCCTGCTGGCCAAAGACCATGCCCGAGACCAGATCGAGACGACTATCTTTGCCATGGATGTGCGCACCTTCGGCAAGGGATACCAGCGCTACCGCGATCACGCCGAGCAGGAACGCGGCGTCCGTTTTGTCATTGCCCGGCCGCACTCCATCATCCCCGACGGTCACGGGGGGCTTCTCCTGCAATACATCGACGAAAACGGGCAACCGCAAAACGCCGAGTACGATATGGTGGTCCTGGCCACCGGCGCCAAACCGCCGCAAGACATGCCCGGTCTGATCCAGGCCACGGGCATTGAATGCAACGAATTTGGCTTCTGCCGTACCGACGCCCTGGCCCCGACCCGGACCAGCCAATTCGGCGTCTTTGCCGCCGGGGCCTTTGGCGAACCCAAAGACATCGCCGACACCGTGATCCAGGCCAGTGCCGCAGCCCTGGAGGCTTCCCGCCTGATCTACCTCTACGCCGCGCCCAAGCGGTGGGAAAAAGAGCCTGAACCGACCTACCGCCGCGTCGAGCAGGAGGCGCCGCGAACCCTCGTCGTCCTCTGCGACGCCTGCCCGACACTGGAACAGAGCGTGGACATGCCCACGCTCACCGAGCAATTACAGCAGATGTCCTCGGTCCAGGAAGTCGTGCGCATTCCCCAGGCCTGCACTGAAGCCGGGTGGCAGCGCATCGAGGACCAGGTCCGCCAGAGCGCGCCCAACCGCATCGTGCTTGGGGCCTGCCTGCCGTACGCCCACGTCCCCCGCTTGCGCCAGTTGGGCCGGACCGTGGCCCTGGACCCGGCCTTCATGGAGGTCGTGGACATCTACACCCCGACCTTTCCGGATATGCCGCTGACCTCTGAGCAGCGGCTGCGGGAAATTGTCTCCAATCTCGGCATGGCCGTGGTCAAAGTCCAATCCGCTTCCCCCACGCCGCTGCTCAAACCGGTGCCGGTCACCCCCAAAGCCCTGGTCGTCGGGGCGGGCCTGGCCGGGATGACCGCGGCCATGGCTGTGGCCGACCACGGCATGGATGCCTATCTGGTCGAAGAGGGTGACAGCTTGGGCGGCACCGCCAACCGGCTGCGTTCGACCCTGGAAGGCTCTGATCCGGTGAAATACATCCAGGATCTCTGCGAGCAGGTCCAGAAGCACCCCAAAATCACCCTGCTCACTGAAAGCCGGATCACCTTGTCCATGGGGCGCGCCGGGCAATTTTTGAGCGCGGTCCAGACCGAGGCTGGCCAGTCCCTGACCATCGAACACGGCGCCACCATCCTGGCCACCGGCGGCAAGGAGGCCAAATCCTACGCCTACGGGTACGGAACCCGCAAAACCATCTTCAGCCAGCTGCAGTTTGAAGACAAACTCGCCACTGGCGCGATCGATGCCGGGGCCTTGTCCGGGGTGGTCATGATCCAATGCGTCGAATGCCGCGAGGAACCTCGGAACTATTGCAGCCGGGTCTGCTGCGCCACCGCGGTCAAAAACGCGATCACCCTCAAGCGACGCAACCCGAAGCTGCCGGTCTACATCCTGTACCGGGACATGATGACCTACGGGTTCAGCGAACACTCCTACACCGAAGCCCGGCGGCTGGGAGTCGTCTTCATCCGCTACACCCCGGCGCACAAACCGCAGGTCGAATGCATGGATGACGACCGGTACCGGGTCACGCTCACCGAACCCATTTTGCAACGCCCCTTGGAGATCCACGCCGATCTGCTCGTGTTGGCCACCGGGATCGTGCCCAATGAGGTCGAAGAATTGAGCGAAATCTTCCGTGTCCCGGTGGACCAGGACGGCTTTTTCCAGGAGGCCGAATCCAAATGGCGGCCCGTGGAATTTCTGCGCCAGGGCGTCTTCGTCTGCGGACTGGCCCGGGCGCCCGGCAACATGCGCGAGACAGTGGCCTCGGCCAAGGCCGCGGCCCAGCGGGCCCTGCGTCTGTTGACCCACGACCGGATCGCCGGGGGCACGGTGACCGCCGAAGTGCGGCACAGCCTCTGCTCGTTGTGTCAGGCCTGCGTCAACGTCTGCCCCTACGGGGCGCGGAGTCTGGATTGGGAGAACGAACAGATCGTCGTCGACGAAATCCTCTGCCAGGGATGCGGGGCCTGCACTGCAGTCTGCCCGAACAGTGCAGCAGTCCTGCGTGGCTTCCAGGACGAACAGGTCCTGGCGGAAATCGACGCCTCTCTGGGGGTCGTCCCC
- a CDS encoding 4Fe-4S dicluster domain-containing protein, translated as MATTARIDVKDQGPLGAIRELGHHMLESGDIQALLVAKRLPRQGSVMPALISDPAELEEADPLSPAFPLNAAKLVSRLTKGETRGRIGAILRPCEIRAFVELVKLNQGSMEDVLLLSLDCFGALPNNEYSALVRQEGTAALTERYLKAVQEGHETVTATFPLAPACAICEHPVAEAADLHIGLAGVDLSKHLLLQANTARGEGLLTRLGYQDCPEPPAHRQALEGLRSSKKTARDACFAATQEATTDLDKLSEYLAGCVNCYNCRVACPVCYCKECVFVTDVFDHRPTQYLGWANRQGSLKLPTDTVFFHLTRLAHMSLSCVGCGQCSNACPNNIPVMELFRTVAQNTQNAFGYVPGRNPDEPIPLSVFSEEEFEEVVDHLA; from the coding sequence ATGGCCACAACAGCACGAATCGACGTCAAGGACCAGGGACCGCTGGGGGCCATACGGGAACTGGGACACCATATGCTCGAAAGCGGTGACATCCAGGCCCTGCTCGTGGCCAAGCGCTTGCCGCGCCAGGGCAGTGTCATGCCCGCCCTGATCAGCGACCCCGCCGAACTCGAAGAGGCCGACCCCCTCTCTCCGGCCTTTCCGCTCAACGCGGCCAAGCTCGTCTCCCGCCTGACCAAAGGGGAAACCCGGGGACGTATCGGGGCCATCCTCCGGCCGTGCGAGATCCGGGCCTTCGTGGAGCTGGTCAAACTCAACCAGGGCAGCATGGAGGATGTACTGCTGCTGAGTCTGGATTGTTTCGGGGCCTTGCCGAACAACGAATACAGCGCCCTGGTCCGCCAGGAGGGCACCGCAGCGCTCACCGAGCGTTACCTCAAAGCGGTCCAGGAAGGGCACGAGACCGTCACTGCAACCTTCCCTCTCGCTCCAGCCTGCGCGATCTGCGAACACCCTGTGGCCGAAGCGGCGGACCTGCACATCGGCCTGGCCGGCGTGGATCTCTCCAAGCACCTGTTGCTCCAGGCCAACACCGCCCGCGGCGAGGGGTTGCTGACCCGGCTCGGCTATCAGGACTGCCCGGAGCCCCCGGCCCACCGGCAGGCCCTGGAAGGGTTGCGCAGCAGCAAAAAGACCGCCCGCGACGCCTGTTTTGCCGCCACCCAGGAGGCCACCACCGACCTGGACAAACTCTCAGAGTACCTGGCCGGCTGCGTCAACTGCTACAATTGCCGCGTGGCCTGTCCGGTCTGCTATTGCAAGGAATGCGTCTTCGTCACCGACGTTTTCGACCACCGGCCGACGCAGTATCTGGGCTGGGCCAACCGGCAGGGGAGCCTGAAACTGCCCACGGACACGGTTTTTTTTCACCTGACCCGTTTGGCGCACATGTCCCTGTCCTGCGTGGGCTGCGGCCAATGCTCGAACGCCTGTCCCAACAACATCCCGGTCATGGAACTTTTCCGCACGGTGGCCCAGAACACGCAGAACGCCTTCGGATACGTCCCGGGCCGCAACCCCGATGAACCGATACCGCTGTCTGTCTTCAGCGAAGAGGAATTCGAAGAAGTCGTCGACCACCTGGCCTGA
- a CDS encoding hydrogenase iron-sulfur subunit translates to MSDFEPTIVAFVCNWCTYTAADLAGTSRMTQRPNVRLIRMMCTGMVDPKYIIKALLSGADAVLVSGCHPGDCHYINGNYKARRRVKLLKEMLSNFGIDPRRVRLTWVGASEGNEFAATVNALVEEVRELGPCLAQPLAV, encoded by the coding sequence ATGAGCGATTTCGAACCGACCATTGTGGCTTTCGTCTGTAACTGGTGCACCTACACCGCCGCCGACCTGGCCGGGACCTCGCGCATGACCCAGCGCCCCAATGTCCGGCTCATCCGCATGATGTGCACCGGCATGGTCGATCCCAAATACATCATCAAAGCCCTGCTCAGCGGCGCGGACGCGGTTCTGGTCAGCGGCTGCCATCCCGGGGATTGCCACTATATCAACGGCAATTACAAGGCGCGGCGCCGGGTCAAACTGCTCAAGGAGATGCTCTCGAACTTCGGCATCGATCCCCGCCGGGTCCGGCTGACCTGGGTCGGGGCCAGTGAGGGCAACGAATTCGCCGCCACGGTCAATGCCCTGGTCGAGGAAGTCCGGGAACTCGGGCCCTGTCTGGCCCAGCCCCTGGCGGTTTGA
- a CDS encoding CoB--CoM heterodisulfide reductase iron-sulfur subunit A family protein: MAVKIGVYVCHCGTNIASKVDCPEVARFAAGLPGVVVGRDYKFMCSDPGQDMIIKDIQELGLNRVVVSSCSPRLHEKTFQKACLRAGLNPFLFQMTCIREHCSWVTADPAEATRKAKHLVAAAVNRVQRHAKLYARQEHVHPDVLVVGGGIAGIQAALDVAKSGHRVHLVEKAPSIGGHMAQFDKTFPTLDCAACISTPKMVAVAQEPNINLMTYAEVQEVKGFVGNYEITVRQHPRYIDATKCTGCGLCLEKCPTKVPSEFEEGLGMRKAIYRYSPQSVPATPVIDADHCRFLNGKKCQVCAKFCPSEAIDFSQKPQDVVLEVGSIVLATGYDAFDPAGLEQYGYGRLDNVYTALQFERLNNAVGPTGGKIQLKDGSAPQSVGIVHCVGSRDTHYHEYCSRVCCMYALKYAHLIKDKVGHDVAISNFYIDLRCFGKGYEEFSRRVQEEGVTFIRGRPAEITDEAQSPAEDGKLVVVCEDTLLGRNLRVPVDMVILCTAMEAGRDAPELARLFGISQGQDGFFLEEHPKLGPVTTATDGVFLGGCCQGPKDIPDAVSHASGAAAQALALATRGEVAISPTTSWIDPDICIGCQVCIGLCAYSAITFDARRGVSVVNEALCKGCGSCAGYCPSGAAQIKHFNQQQVFAELEGILEPAAPPPPAEEEALAAEKGAS; the protein is encoded by the coding sequence ATGGCTGTCAAAATCGGAGTCTATGTCTGCCACTGCGGCACGAATATCGCCAGTAAGGTGGACTGCCCTGAGGTAGCGCGTTTCGCCGCTGGCCTGCCCGGCGTGGTGGTGGGCCGGGACTATAAATTCATGTGTTCCGATCCGGGGCAGGACATGATCATCAAAGATATTCAGGAACTCGGCCTTAACCGCGTCGTTGTTTCCTCCTGCTCGCCGCGCCTGCACGAAAAGACCTTTCAAAAGGCGTGTCTCCGAGCCGGGCTCAACCCCTTTCTCTTCCAGATGACCTGCATCCGGGAACATTGCTCCTGGGTCACTGCCGATCCGGCCGAGGCCACTCGCAAGGCCAAGCACCTCGTGGCCGCAGCCGTCAATCGGGTCCAGCGCCACGCCAAACTCTACGCCCGGCAGGAACACGTCCATCCCGATGTCCTGGTCGTCGGCGGCGGCATCGCCGGCATCCAGGCCGCCCTGGATGTGGCCAAGTCCGGACACCGGGTCCACCTGGTGGAAAAAGCCCCGTCCATCGGCGGGCACATGGCCCAATTCGACAAGACCTTCCCGACCCTGGATTGCGCGGCCTGCATCTCAACCCCCAAAATGGTCGCCGTGGCCCAAGAGCCGAACATCAACCTCATGACCTACGCGGAAGTCCAGGAAGTCAAAGGGTTTGTCGGCAATTACGAGATCACCGTCCGCCAGCACCCCCGGTACATCGACGCCACCAAGTGCACCGGCTGTGGGCTGTGCCTGGAAAAATGCCCGACCAAGGTTCCCAGCGAATTCGAGGAAGGACTGGGCATGCGCAAGGCCATTTACCGCTATTCCCCGCAGAGCGTCCCGGCCACCCCGGTCATCGATGCCGACCACTGCCGCTTTTTAAACGGCAAAAAATGCCAGGTCTGCGCCAAATTCTGCCCCTCTGAGGCCATTGATTTCAGTCAAAAACCGCAAGACGTCGTCCTCGAAGTGGGCTCCATCGTCCTTGCCACAGGGTACGACGCCTTTGATCCCGCCGGGCTGGAACAATACGGCTACGGCCGCCTGGACAATGTCTACACTGCCTTGCAATTCGAGCGCCTCAATAACGCTGTCGGTCCCACCGGCGGCAAAATCCAGCTCAAGGACGGCTCCGCGCCCCAGAGTGTGGGCATCGTCCACTGCGTCGGCAGCCGCGACACGCATTACCACGAATATTGCTCCCGGGTCTGCTGCATGTACGCCCTGAAATACGCCCACCTGATCAAGGACAAGGTCGGTCACGACGTCGCTATCTCCAATTTCTACATCGATCTGCGGTGTTTTGGAAAAGGGTACGAAGAGTTTTCCCGCCGGGTCCAGGAAGAAGGAGTCACCTTCATCCGCGGTCGCCCCGCCGAAATCACCGACGAGGCCCAATCCCCCGCCGAGGACGGCAAGCTCGTGGTCGTTTGTGAAGACACCTTGCTCGGCCGCAATCTGCGGGTGCCCGTGGACATGGTCATTTTGTGCACAGCCATGGAGGCGGGGCGGGATGCCCCGGAGCTGGCCCGGCTTTTTGGCATCAGCCAGGGGCAGGACGGCTTTTTCCTTGAAGAACACCCCAAACTCGGACCGGTGACCACGGCCACAGACGGTGTCTTCCTGGGCGGATGCTGCCAGGGTCCCAAGGATATCCCGGACGCGGTCTCCCACGCCTCCGGGGCCGCGGCCCAGGCCCTGGCCCTGGCCACCCGCGGCGAAGTGGCCATCTCCCCGACTACAAGCTGGATCGACCCGGATATCTGTATCGGCTGCCAGGTCTGCATCGGGCTGTGCGCCTACAGCGCGATCACTTTTGATGCCCGCCGGGGCGTGAGCGTGGTCAACGAGGCCCTGTGCAAAGGATGCGGCAGCTGCGCCGGGTATTGCCCGAGCGGCGCGGCCCAGATCAAACACTTCAATCAGCAGCAGGTCTTCGCCGAACTCGAAGGCATTCTGGAGCCCGCTGCACCGCCACCCCCGGCCGAGGAAGAAGCACTCGCCGCGGAAAAAGGGGCCTCATAA
- a CDS encoding Coenzyme F420 hydrogenase/dehydrogenase, beta subunit C-terminal domain: protein MASFFDLLRDIIHPGYCRRCGGCVAFCQANNYGALETSPEGWPQFRNAERCLECGVCYQICPATGQLTAETRRRVAWSAPIGRVMDSGVFRSTASSAATHPDGKVGLGLIEHLFATDRIDGAVVLPTDHVFNKASQLARTPDQLRALDDKGLTTSQVRAAASSLEVLGSVRKTGLRRVAFMGTPCQVETVRKMEILAVPPAERLYCTIGCFCDGDFLLGPAQQDRLEKLGFFRWNDVRHITLRDHLEFWLAEGKTRDIPMEDLDFMRRYACRLCTDYSAQFADLAVGGTGAPHGWSTVIARTPLGQAILSEARQTALEPFNGTAASQTRHNALYTVCRLAERKQHRALHSSRAAM from the coding sequence ATGGCTTCCTTTTTCGACTTGCTCAGAGACATCATCCACCCTGGATATTGCCGCCGTTGCGGCGGGTGTGTCGCGTTTTGCCAGGCCAACAATTACGGGGCCTTGGAAACAAGTCCCGAGGGGTGGCCGCAATTTCGCAACGCGGAACGGTGCCTGGAATGCGGCGTCTGTTATCAGATCTGCCCGGCCACGGGACAGTTGACCGCAGAAACCCGCCGTCGCGTGGCCTGGTCAGCTCCCATCGGCCGGGTCATGGACAGTGGCGTATTTCGCAGCACTGCCTCCTCCGCTGCCACGCACCCCGACGGCAAAGTCGGACTGGGGCTTATCGAACATCTGTTTGCCACCGACCGGATTGACGGCGCCGTGGTTTTGCCCACGGACCATGTCTTCAACAAAGCCTCCCAACTGGCCAGGACCCCGGACCAGCTCCGGGCCCTGGACGACAAAGGCCTGACCACGTCCCAGGTCCGGGCGGCGGCCTCGTCACTCGAGGTTTTGGGGTCAGTGCGCAAAACCGGGCTGCGCCGGGTCGCCTTCATGGGCACCCCCTGCCAGGTGGAAACAGTGCGCAAAATGGAAATCCTGGCCGTGCCTCCTGCCGAGCGGCTCTATTGCACCATCGGGTGCTTTTGCGACGGCGACTTTCTGCTCGGTCCCGCCCAGCAGGACCGCTTGGAAAAACTCGGCTTCTTCCGCTGGAACGATGTGCGCCATATCACGTTGCGCGACCATCTGGAATTCTGGCTCGCCGAGGGCAAAACCCGGGACATCCCCATGGAAGACCTGGATTTCATGCGCCGCTACGCCTGCCGCTTGTGTACTGACTATTCCGCACAATTTGCGGACCTCGCCGTCGGCGGCACGGGGGCCCCGCATGGATGGAGTACGGTCATCGCCCGAACGCCCCTGGGCCAGGCCATTCTCAGTGAAGCCAGGCAGACCGCATTGGAACCATTCAACGGGACCGCAGCTTCCCAGACCCGGCACAACGCCTTGTACACCGTCTGCCGGCTGGCGGAGCGAAAACAGCACCGGGCCCTGCACAGCAGCAGGGCGGCAATGTGA
- a CDS encoding PAS domain S-box protein — MAQHRLLETYGLDLLRAVLETTSDAIYVLDSEDLVVELNAPAAVQRGAPLETLRGRPWYDLFDNEVGQRRRQILAMARNQKEMLHYEDRIEPGLVFDVRIQPLFDACASVVGRVICMRDISQARKQERERLRLGTAIEQAVEAVLIMDENLVIQYVNQSFEDLTGYSQQQAKGLPLDVLYQDSEQRRWYAAISATLSQGEIWVGRTRNTGKDGRLFRVEKTVAPIRGQSGVILGYVSVWRDLGPVEQLERQLRTAQKMEAIGTLASGIAHDFNNILGPILLNAQLLLERSPLCDEERDLLQEINDAAERARHLVRQILHLGRRREAEQPVPFRLSTIIKECCKLLRPTLPETLRIEHRLHTEQDTIVADPTQIHQAIMNLCTNAVHAMDRRPGVLRFVLQTADPETIRTKPQLNVGRPYICLAIEDSGRGMSEEVLSQVFDPFFTTKNDGLGTGLGLPVVQNIITQLGGTVTVQSAPGQGSVFALYLPLAPAEAFINE, encoded by the coding sequence ATGGCTCAACACAGGCTTCTTGAAACTTATGGACTTGATCTTTTGCGGGCGGTGCTCGAGACGACCTCGGATGCCATCTACGTCCTGGACAGTGAGGATCTCGTTGTCGAGCTCAATGCCCCTGCGGCCGTGCAAAGGGGAGCCCCGTTAGAAACGTTGCGGGGCAGGCCGTGGTATGACCTCTTTGACAATGAGGTCGGGCAGCGGCGGCGACAGATCCTGGCCATGGCCCGGAACCAGAAAGAGATGCTCCACTATGAGGACCGCATTGAGCCGGGGCTGGTCTTTGATGTCCGTATCCAGCCGCTATTTGACGCCTGCGCCTCGGTGGTGGGCCGGGTGATCTGCATGCGCGATATTTCCCAGGCCCGCAAGCAGGAGCGGGAGCGTCTCCGGCTGGGAACGGCCATCGAGCAGGCGGTTGAAGCCGTGCTTATCATGGATGAAAACCTGGTCATCCAGTACGTCAACCAATCCTTTGAGGATCTGACGGGATATTCCCAGCAGCAGGCCAAGGGGCTGCCTTTGGATGTCCTGTACCAGGATAGCGAGCAGCGGCGTTGGTATGCCGCGATTTCAGCGACGCTGAGCCAGGGCGAGATCTGGGTCGGACGGACGCGCAATACCGGCAAGGACGGCCGGTTGTTTCGGGTCGAGAAGACCGTGGCCCCAATACGTGGTCAATCCGGGGTTATCCTCGGGTATGTGAGCGTGTGGCGGGATCTGGGACCGGTGGAACAGCTGGAACGGCAATTGCGTACGGCCCAGAAAATGGAGGCCATTGGGACCTTGGCTAGTGGGATCGCTCATGATTTCAATAACATTTTAGGGCCGATCCTCTTGAATGCCCAACTCCTCCTGGAGCGATCTCCGCTTTGTGACGAGGAGCGAGATCTGCTCCAGGAAATCAACGATGCCGCTGAGCGGGCCCGCCACTTGGTCCGGCAGATTCTCCACCTGGGGCGCCGACGGGAGGCAGAGCAGCCGGTGCCTTTCCGCTTGAGCACAATTATCAAGGAGTGTTGCAAGCTCCTGCGCCCGACCTTGCCCGAGACCCTGCGCATCGAACACCGTCTGCATACAGAGCAGGACACCATCGTCGCCGATCCAACCCAGATCCACCAGGCAATCATGAATCTGTGCACCAATGCAGTGCACGCCATGGATCGGCGGCCGGGGGTCTTGCGGTTTGTCCTCCAAACGGCCGATCCGGAAACCATCAGGACCAAGCCCCAACTCAACGTCGGCCGTCCGTATATTTGTTTGGCCATTGAAGATTCTGGCCGGGGGATGTCCGAGGAAGTGTTGAGCCAGGTCTTCGATCCTTTTTTCACCACAAAAAACGACGGGTTGGGCACCGGATTGGGGTTGCCGGTGGTCCAGAATATCATCACCCAACTCGGCGGGACAGTAACCGTGCAGAGCGCCCCCGGTCAGGGCAGTGTTTTTGCTTTGTACCTGCCGCTGGCCCCGGCGGAGGCGTTTATAAACGAGTGA